Genomic window (Rhizobium sp. SL42):
ATGACCTTGAACACGGCAAGTGCCGTCGCGCTCGACTTCGAGGACGGCAGACGCTCGGTCAAGCTACTGCAGGGCGAGGCCTTTTTCGACGTCGTCCCGGATGCAGCCCATCCGTTCAAGGTGGCGGGGCATTTCTCCGAGGTAGAGGTCAAGGGAACCGGCTTTTCTGTCAGAACCGATGACCAGGAAGATCTTGTTGTCCTCCAGCATGGCGCAGTCCAGGTCGTCCATCTCCCCGATCGCGCTTCGACCGCGCATCTCGATCCGGGGCAGTCGATCTCGGCAACTGCCACGTCGCTGTCACCGGTGGCGAGCGTCAGCACCGAAAACGCACTCGCGTGGCTCGAAGGGCGCATCGTGTTCAGCGAACGCCGGCTTTCCAGCGTTCTGGACGAGGTGGGCCGCTACTACCCCAGCCCTGTGATCATTGCCAACAATCGTGTCGGGCACGTGCTCGTCAGCGGCAACTACCGCCTGACGGATCCGGAAGGAACGATCCGCTCCCTGGCCTCGGCCGCGGGCGCATCCGTATCGCGGCTGCCGGGCGGAATCTTAATCCTTCAATAAAATATCAACTTTTTTTGTGAGATATGCGGCGCCCGTTCGTCCCATGTTCATGGCCGCTGTCTGCAAACGCAGACCGGCCCCTTACGATGATGGTTTGAGGGATTTCCTATGGGGCGTAATACGGGTGCTCGAGACACGGGCAAGATCAAGCGAAACAAGGTGTCGATCGGCAATCGCCGCATTCTGCGCCATGTCGTCGTCGGCACTATCCTTGGCGGCTCAAGTCTGCTGATCACGACCCCCGTGGTCGCCCAGCAGGCCGTGCAGGCAGCAGCGCAGACGGTGAGCTTCTCGATCCCGGCTCAGCCGCTTGCCTCGGCCATCGCCGCATTCATCCGTGCCACCGGATGGGAAGTCGGTTACTCGTCGCAGATCGTCAACGGCAAGACCTCGCAAGCCGTATCTGGCACAATGGCCCCCGCTCAGGCGCTTCAGACCCTGCTTGCCGGCACCAGCCTTAACGTTCGCCTGACCGGTGCGACAAAGGCGGCACTGATCGATCCGACGGTTGCCGGCGTCGATGCGGGCGCAGCCGGCGGCACCGTGCTTGAAACCATCGTCGTTGCCGGCAATGGCGGTGGCGTGATCGGCCCGGACACGAGCATCGTCGCTCAAAATTCCTCGACCGGCAGCAAGACCGGCACGGCGATCCTCGATACCGCTGCCGCCGTCTCCGTGGTAACCCAGAAGGAAATGGAACAGCGTGGGGTCAAGAACCTCGAACAGGCGCTTGCGTACACGTCCGGCGTCACCACCGACATGTATGGCTCCGACGACCGCTACGATTTCTACCTGATGCGCGGCTTTGCCCAGACCGGCACCGGCAAATATCGCGACGGCCTGCCCATGCAGATTTCCAACTTCACCGGCAGCCGCGTAGAGCCTTATGGCATGCAGCGGATCGAAGCTCTGAAGGGCTCGACCTCGACACTGTTCGGGCTCAACGGCCCCGGCGGCCTGGTCAACTCGATCACCAAGCGCCCTCAGGACGAGAAATTC
Coding sequences:
- a CDS encoding FecR family protein produces the protein MTSVTNDRTRARDTGTYMHADPVTDAALDWLLRLQSRPEDAAERARFEQWCRQDPRHAETYARLVALGAMPELEAATQRLARQDGEILQFTTPTRPRVWRWAGAIAASILLAVGIQQYPGLMIRWQADYQTATGSKQELDLPDGSRMTLNTASAVALDFEDGRRSVKLLQGEAFFDVVPDAAHPFKVAGHFSEVEVKGTGFSVRTDDQEDLVVLQHGAVQVVHLPDRASTAHLDPGQSISATATSLSPVASVSTENALAWLEGRIVFSERRLSSVLDEVGRYYPSPVIIANNRVGHVLVSGNYRLTDPEGTIRSLASAAGASVSRLPGGILILQ